Part of the Sodalinema gerasimenkoae IPPAS B-353 genome is shown below.
GCGGACTTAAGATAAATCTGGAAACAGTCTTCAACTATACCGCGATTTTGGGCAAGAGTCAACCGCCCTCAGTGAGCCGTCAGATCAGCTTGGGGAACAAAGGAATGTCCACAGCTACAAGTACGCTCGGCGTGAGGATTATGGAAGCGAAACCCGCCTCCCATAAGGTCTTCTGTGTAGTCAATCGTCAGTCCATACGGCGTGAGGATTATGGAAGCGAAACCCGCCTCCCATAAGGTCTTCTGTGTAGTCAATCGTCAGTCCATTGACGTAGGGTAAGCTTAACACGTCAACGGCGATCGCCACCCCATCACAGGTACAACAGCGGTCATCGGCAGACGTAGGGTAAGCTTAACACGTCAACGGCGATCGCCACCCCATCACAGGTACAACAGCGGTCATCGGCATCGGGGGACTCCTCAAAACTGAGGTCATAATACAGTTGGGCACAGCCGCCTGATTGAACCCGAACCCGCAAGCTTGCCCCGGGGCGATGCTGCTTGCCTCGCAGGCGCTCCACTTCGGCGATCGCCGCCGGAGTCAGAGAAATACGGATATCAGATAAAGAACTCATAAAACAAAATAGGATTGAAGACTTGAACGGTAAATTTTTGGGTCTTACCAGGGAAAAGATGCCAAGGAGAATCAGATGGGGGAACGAGATCGGATAAGATCTTGGGATAAAGTGAGTATAAGGGGGAAAACTCCTCGAAAAAAGCAGTTCG
Proteins encoded:
- a CDS encoding HesB/IscA family protein, whose protein sequence is MSSLSDIRISLTPAAIAEVERLRGKQHRPGASLRVRVQSGGCAQLYYDLSFEESPDADDRCCTCDGVAIAVDVLSLPYVCR